CAATTCCAGCACCTCCACCTGGCCCCGCTCCGACCACACGGCCGCGATTGGGGACTCCCCAACAAGAGATGTCACCTGTGGGGGGGACATGGAAGAGGGGGcgtcagggacccccaaaatgagGCTaaggaagggatttggggtgatttgggggaattttggggctcccaAGTCTTTTTGGAGAAGGTCTCAGAGAGcttcggggttttttgggggatcccagggggtggttgggggtcccagagggtgctgggagGGACTCGGGTGGAGTTTCGGGGCTTTTTGGGGGTcacagggtggattttggaggTCTcagtggtttttggggttcccaccgtggatttggaggtttttgggttCCCAGGTGAGTTTTTGGGGCCtcagggtgggttttttaaggGTTTTTGGGTtctcaggtgaatttttgggttcCCAGAGGGGTTGTTGGGGTCCCCAGAGtggatttttgagattttttttgggttcCCAGGTAGGTTTTTGGGTTCCcagggtgaatttttggggtcttagaatggattttttggggtttcagggtggatttttgagggttttttgggttaCCAGgtaggtttttggggttccagggtGGATTTGGAGATTTCTGGGGGTTCCCAGGTGGGTTTTTGGATTCCGAGGTAGtgtttttgtggggattttttggggggctgtttTTGCGTGGGGGGGTCCATACCCTGAGCCTGTTGACCCCCCCATAATGGGGGGCCATGATGAGCAGCAGCTGCGGCTCCcgcccctcctcctcctcctgctcgctgtcgctgtcgctgtcactgctgtcccctcccctcccccgccgCAGCCCGTGCAGGTTctgcatctgcagcagcagcaccctgaaAACGGGGAGAGCACGCCCCAaatcagggctgggagcaccccaaaaaccaccacaaaaaccaccccaaaaatatcccaaaacccaccccaaaaatatcccaaaagtaccccaaaacccaccccaaaaccacccaaactcACGCCaaaaggaccccaaaacccgTCCCAAAACCAACCGCAAAACCCActccaaaacccaccccaaaaagcatcctaaaaccaccacaaaaccagcccaaaaccaccccaaaagtaccccaaaacccaccccaaaaacaccccaaaacctaCCCCaagaatcaccccaaaaccaacccaaaatccaccccaaacccaccctaaaaccaacccaaaaacaccccaaatccaaccaaaaacccaccccaaaactaccccaaaatccaccccaaaactaccccaaaatccaccccaaacccatccctgggGTCTGGGCTTTTTTGGcgtgatttggggtttttctgggggaggggggtttggggggaatcGGGGGTCAAGGATGAATGGGGGGATCAGGGGGGTCTCAGGGTAATTTGGGGGGGTCTCGGAGGTCTCTCACCGGTTGGCCCCGGGGGTCTCAGGGTAatctggggggtcccggggtctCTCACCGGTTGGCCCCGGGGGTCTCAGGGTAatctggggggtcccgggggtctcagGATGAATTGGGGGTCTCACGGTAATCTGGGGGTCCGGGGGTCTCTCACCGGTTGGCCCCGGGGGTCTCAGGGtaatttgggggggtcccgggggtctctcACCGGTTGGCCCCggggggggtctctgggggatttgggggggatcaCCGGGGGTCTCAGGGTAATTTGGGGGTCGGGGTCTCTCACCGGTTGGCCCCGGGGGTCTCACGGTAatctgggggggtcccgggggtctctcACCGGTTGGCCCCGGGGGTCTCAGGGTAatctggggggtcccgggggtctcagGATGAATTGGGGGTCTCACGGTAattggggggtcccgggggtctctcACCGGTTGGCCCCGGGGGTCTCGGCCTGCGTTCCCGCACAGAGCAGCACCGACAGCGGCAGCTcctcccgcccctcccccagcccgTCCCGCACCACGTCAAAGCTCAGGCACGGCGACCCTGGGGGGAGGGGGCGCTCAGAGACCCCGAAACACCCgcaaaatgcccccaaaaatcctctctcaaacccccaaaatcctccctcaaattcccccaaaatccaatcAAAATCTTCccacaaacatccccaaaatcctcccagaaTCTTTCCTcaaatgccccccaaaatcttccctcaaaccccaaaatcctcccccaacccaccccaaaatcctcccaaaaccctgccacaaatcccccaaaccccccccttCAAACCACCCCACAATCCCCCCTCAAAGCACCCCATAATCCCCTTCCCAGTGCCTTCCCAGTAACAccagtgcccccccagccccctcgTCCCCTTCTGGAACCCCTGAGGACCCCACAGTTCCCCTGAGGACCCCACAGTTCCCCTGAGGTCCCCACAGTTCCCctcatctcctccagctccctcagtcccCTGGTTCCACTCATCCCCCCGGTTCCCTTCATCCCTCGGTTCCCCTCAGGATCCCCTCAGGACCTCCCGGTTCCCCTCAGTCCCCTCATCAACCTCCagttcccctcctcccctcagtTCCCCTCATGCCCCTGCttcccctcaggacccccccgGTTCCCCTCAGGACCCCTGATTTCCCCTCATCCCCTCCAGCCCTCTCAGCCCGGTtcccctcagcctctccagccccCTCATCACTCCCCGGCTCCGCTCAGAACCCCCCGGCTCCCCTCAGAATCCCCCGGTtcccctcagcctctccagccccctcagcccctctgttCCCCTCATCCCCTCAGCCCGGTTtcccctcagcctctccagccccttcatCCCCCGGTTCCCATCAGTCCCTCCGGTTTCCCCTCATCCCCTCGGTACCGGTGCCGGCGCGGTGATACATCACGTACGCCTCCTCATCCATCACCAGCTCCTCATCGGGGCCcagcggcggccccgccccgggcaGGTACACGCGTCCGGGGGGCTCCGCGTTCTCTCTGTCGCGATTgcgggcccggggccggggccggtcGCGATTCGGAGCCCTGAGGCGATTCGGAGCGCGGGCTTTGGAGGAGCCGCGCcgcgccgccatcttggccGTGAGGGGAGGTGGCACTTCCGGTGAGTGCTCCGCCCACTTGTGGGTGGTGATGAGGTGGCTTCCGGTCACGTGACAGCCGATGGCGGTCGGGAGGCCTCAGGGTCCTCCCAGTGAGACCAGTGACCTCCCAGTGACCTCCCAGTGACCCTCCCAGTGacctcccagtaaccccagtaaccctcccagtaaccccagtgAGACCAGTGAcctcccagtaactcccagtgaGACCAGTGACCTCCCAGTGACATCCCAGTGACCTCCCAGTGACCTCCAGTGACCCTCCCAGTAACACCAGTGACCCTCCCAGTGACCTCCCAGTGACCCTCCCAGTGACCCTCCCAGTGacctcccagtaacccccagtaaccctcccagtaactcccagtgaGACCAGTGAcctcccagtaactcccagtgaGACCAGTGACCTCCCAGTGACATCCCAGTGACCTCCCAGTGACCTCCAGTGACCCTCCCAGTAACACCAGTGACCCTCCCAGTgacatcccagtgaccccagtgacctcccagtaacccccagtaactcccagtgaGACCAGTGACCTCCCAGTGACCTCCAGTAACACCAGTGACCCTCCCAGTAACACCAGTGACCTCCCAGTAACATCCCAGTGAcctcccagtaactcccagtgaGACCAGTGAGACCAGTGACCTCCCAGTGACATCCCAGTGAccctcccagtaactcccagtgaGACCAGTGACCTCCCAATAACTCACAGTAACACCAGTGACCCTCCCAGTGACCTCTCGGTgtcctcccagttcccccagtccatcccagtccctcccagtccctcccagtccatcccagtccctcccagtgccccccaatcctctcccagtccctcccagtccatcccagtccagcACTGGGGGGTTCTGGCAGTTCTTTattggggggggaggggcggctctgggggtgccccccccggcccctccccccccaggagcccccccagctcccccagcgcCGCCCGGAGCCGCCGAGAGAACAAacgggggtcctggggggaggGGCACAGGTCAGAGACCCCCCccgaacccccaaatccacccctgaacccccaaatccacccccgaacccccctgaaccccaaaatccacccctgacccccaaatccacccctgaacccccctgaaccccaaaatccacccctgaacccccctaaaccccaaaatccacccctgacccccaaaatccacccctgaaccccccaaatccacccccgaaccccctgaacccccaacCACCCCCGaaccccctaaacccccaaaatccacccctgaacccccctgaaccccaaaatccccctgacccccaaatccacccctgaaccccctgaaccccaaaatccacccctgaacccccctaaacccccaaaatccacccctgacccccaaaatccacccctgaacccccaaatccaccccgaaccccctgaacccccaaatccacccccgAACCCccctaaaccccaaaatccacccctgaacccccctgaaccccaaaatccacccctgacccccaaatccacccctgaaccccctgaaccccaaaatccacccctgaacccccctaaaccccaaaatccacccctgacccccaaaatccacccctgaacccccaaatccacccccgaacccccctgaacccccaaatccactcccaaaccccctgaacccccaaatccaccccgaacccccctaaaccccaaaatccacccctgaacccccaaatccacccccaaacccccctgaacccccaaatccaccccaaacccccagaatccccccagagaccccaaaattaaCAAGGGGGAGAAGGGCAGGGTCACGGacccccgaaccccaaaattcccccagaaccccccaaaatccaccccagaaccccccaaagctcccccaaaaacccctccagaatcccccaaatccacccccaaatcccccccacaaccccaaaaccacccccagaccccccaaaacccccaaatatccccccagaacccccaaaaccccccctaGAACCCCCAAATCgctgagggaggggaggagattttgggggtttttttggggtgggattttggagtttttgggggtttttttgttttttttcaggggttgaggtgttggggatttttggggggtgttttgggcgggatcttgggggttttttggggtttttgggtcacTCACCGTTTTTGgggagccctccctgcaggagatGTGGACAAGGACGGGGCCGGCGTCCCCTCCCCCGGTGAAGGACACCCCATACCCgtcctggtggggctgggggggtcccagTCAGCACCAGTGAcccccagttcatcccagtaaccCCTAGccccctcccagttcatcccagtaacaCCTAGCCCCCTCACAGTTCATCACAGTAACACCTAGccccctcccagttcatcccagtaagcccccagggccccccagttcctcccagtgcccctACATCCATCCCAGTAAAACCAGaaccccccagtccctcccagtaccccccagtctctcccagttcATCTCAATCTatcccaatccatcccagttccctcccaatccatcccattccccccccagttccctcccagttcatccgAGTCcatcccagtaactcccagttcATCTCAATctatcccagtccatcccagttccccccagtccctcccagtccccccagtacCCACCGGGTTGAATCCCCCCCCCGCAGGCCGCAGGGGGTGGGGCAGCAGTGGGGGGTGTGGCCGAGGGGCGGGGCTAAAcgccagagcccagggctgccccagcacctAGGAGGTGGGGATATGCAAATGAGACCACACCTACACACAGTGTGCCAGCCAATCACTGTTGAGTCTCTTTAGGCCACACCCTTTGGTGGCCATGCCCCACTGACCACATAAAGGTCATGCCCCTGTTGAGCCCCACCCACTTCCTTATAAGGCAACTCTTCATCAAGCCCCACCCCTCCTGGTTTAGGCCCCGCCCCTTCTTAGCCCTCAAGCTCCACCCCACCTCCTTACATGGCAATTCCAGCCAAGCCCCGCCTCTCCTCATTATAAACCACACCCCCCTCTCAGGTCACACTCCCTCCCCATCCAAAGCCCCGCCCACCTCTGTGAGGAAGGGTGGGCGGAGCTGCATCTGATTGGCCACGGCCGCAAGCGCCTGCAGGTGCCGCTCCAGCCCCGCCCCCGTCATGGCCGCCCGGCGCCGCCCCCGCGCCTGCGCCAGCGCCGCCTCCAGCAGCGCCCGCCGGCGCCCCcgctgggcacagaggggaaCTGCGGGTTAGGGGGACCCCGAGACCCCCaatgggcaccccaaaatcctcccagagACCTCCAGTgattgcccaaaatcccccaatgatcaccccaaaatacccccagaGACCgccaaaaattgccccaaaatccccccaatgatcgccccaaaatccccaatgaGACCCCCAATGATTGCCGAAAATCCTCCCAGAGACCCCCAAtgaacaccccaaaatctccaataAGACCCTCAATgatcaccccaaaatacccccagagacccccaaaaattgccccaaaatccccccaatgatcgccccaaaatcctcccGGGACCCCCCTTgcccttttctccctccctcacGTTTTCCgccattttctcccctcacatttcccgcCCTTTCCCCCCAACGTTTCCAACCATATTCCCCTCatatttccccccttttccccctcacattttccaccattttcccccttcacgcttcccacattttccacccttttccccctcacatttcccacaactttctttcacatttcccaccattttcccctcatgtttTCCACCCTTTCCCCCCTCACGTTTCccaccattttcccctcacgtttcccccacttttccccctcctgtttccccccatttttcccctcacatttcccaccatTACCCCCTcacattttctgccattttctcccctcacattttccaccattttctcccctcacgtttcccgccctttccccctcacatttcccaccaCCAAACAACACCTCCAGTGACTCCCCCAAACCCATGACCTCTCAGCATCCCCCAGACCCATTTTAgggtccccagccccatttttggggttcctcacaggaatttgggggtccctcagGGCACGTTCCAGCTCGAGCAGGGGCCGCCCCACGCCGCGTGCGCCGTCAGCGCGGCCCTCAAGGAAAAGGCGCGTCGGGATCGGCTCGTACGTGAGGGCAGGGCCGCgctcctgaggggattttggggagattttggaaatccagggggtttgggggtctcagggatgGAGTTTGGGGGGGTCTCAGTTGGATTTGTGGGGTCTCAGGTGGGTTTTGGAGCCCTCGAGGAAAAGGCGAGTCGGGATCGGCTCGTATGTGAGGGCAGGGCTGCgctcctgaggggattttggggagattttgggaatctgtgggatttgggggtctcagggatgGAGTTTGGGGGGGTCTCAGTTGGATTTAGGGGGTCTCAGGTGGGTTTTGGAGTCCTTGAGGAAAAGATGAGTCGGGATGTGTTCATATGTGAGGGCCAAGCCGTgctcctgaggggattttggggaaattttgggactCTGGGGGACTTTGGGGTCTTCGGAATGGAGTTTAGTTGGGTCTcagttggattttgggggatctcAGTTGGATTTGTGGGGTCTCAGGCAGCTTTTGGAGCCCTGGAGGAAAAGGTGTGTCGGGATCAGCTTGTATGTGAGGGCAGGGCCACGTTCCTGaagagattttggggagatttggaaatctgggggattttggggtctctgggatGGAGTTTGGGGGGATCTTAATGGGATTTAGGGAGTCTCAGGTGGGTTTTGGAGTCCTCAAGGAAAATTGAGTCATGATCAGGTCGTATATGAGGGCAGGGCCGCGTtcctgggggaattttgaggaaattttgggaatctgggatggagtttgggggatcccaggggtgaattttggggctcTCAGTGTCTCACCCTgaccagtgccagctccagcgCCAgcgccagcagctcctgggagctctCGGGGGTCCCGGAGGTTCCTGGGGGGGCCTCGACCGACACCACATGGAGCTGGAGCCCCTCAGCCATGGCCTGGAACTGCTCCCGGGCCTGGGGCAGCACCCCCGAAACCTGCCcgaaaatatcccaaaaataccccaaaaactcccccaaaacactctcccaatccctcccagtgctcccagtacctGCGGGGGGAGgtcccagtgcagctcctgggggggctctggggccctgccctggctctcccCAATGCAGCTCCCGGACTCGTCGTAGCCCAGGGACCGGTCCAGGGCCAGCGCGAACTGAGGGGGGCAAATtaggggaggggtcccaaaagTGGGGAccctccccaatttccccctgACCCTTCCCtaaaaatttcttcctcatttcctcccctcacgttttcccatcctttttctcccctcacgttttcccatcctttttctcccctcacgttttcccatcctttttctcccctcatgttttcctgctcttttccccctcacgttttcccgcccttttcccccctcgttttcccgcccttttccccctcaagTTTTCCCGCCCTTTTCCCCTCCGTTTTCCCGCTCTTTTCCCCCTCACGTTTTCCCGCCCTTTTCCTCTCactcttcctgccttttcccctcccattTCTTGCCATTTTTCCCTCgtgttttcctcccttttcccctcatttttcccgcttttttctcccctcacactTCCcgcccttttctcccctcacgtttccTGTCCTTTTCCCCTCGTGTTTCtcacttttcccctcacattttctcccctttttcctctcacaattcctgcctttcccctccgatttcttgccatttttcttcgtgttttccttccttttgccctcatttttcctgcttttttcttccctcacatttcctgtccttttccccctcacgtTTCCCGCTCTTTTTGTCCCTTCACGTTTCCcgcccttttcccctcacatttctcaatttccccctcacattttctgccctttttccTCTCACATTTCTCAcatttcccctcacatttcctggcttttttcctcatgttttccttccttttcccctcatttttcctgcttttttctcccctcacat
Above is a genomic segment from Camarhynchus parvulus unplaced genomic scaffold, STF_HiC, whole genome shotgun sequence containing:
- the LOC115916983 gene encoding carnitine O-palmitoyltransferase 1, brain isoform-like, with the protein product MAEGLQLHVVSVEAPPGTSGTPESSQELLALALELALVRERGPALTYEPIPTRLFLEGRADGARGVGRPLLELERALRDPQIPRGRRRALLEAALAQARGRRRAAMTGAGLERHLQALAAVANQMQLRPPFLTEVLGQPWALAFSPAPRPHPPLLPHPLRPAGGGFNPPHQDGYGVSFTGGGDAGPVLVHISCREGSPKTDPEASRPPSAVT